A genomic window from Flavobacterium phycosphaerae includes:
- the rpsU gene encoding 30S ribosomal protein S21, translating to MLIIPIKDGENIDRALKRYKRKFDKTGTVRQLRARQAFTKPSVVRRAQIQKAAYIQNLRDGLEG from the coding sequence ATGTTGATTATACCAATTAAAGACGGAGAAAACATTGATAGAGCATTAAAGCGCTACAAGAGAAAATTCGATAAAACCGGAACTGTAAGACAACTTAGAGCGCGTCAAGCGTTTACTAAGCCATCTGTAGTAAGAAGAGCGCAAATTCAAAAAGCTGCTTATATTCAAAACTTAAGAGACGGATTAGAAGGATAG
- a CDS encoding acyl-CoA dehydrogenase family protein — protein sequence MNSTYFTEEHQLFRQSLRDFLQIEVVPHIEKWEKTGTIERFIWKKFGDMGFFGLAYPEAYGGLNLDLFYTVIFLEELQKIKSSGFAAAMWAHAYLAMTHLNAEGDERIKQDYLAPSISGDKIGALCITEPFGGSDVAGMRTTAVKKGDSYIINGSKTFITNGVYADYYVVAAKTSPELGNKGISIFLMDTNLKGVSATKLDKLGWRASDTAEISFDNVEIPAANLMGEEGKGFPYIMQHFALERLIMAVNAHARAEYAIEYTIDYMTQREAFGTTINKFQALRHTMVDHATDVEHCKVFNYAAVARLNQGEYVVKEATMAKLKSTKVADETIYSCLQMLGGYGYMEEYPLARLLRDSRLGPIGGGTSEILREILSKMIIDKQNYQPAVKK from the coding sequence ATGAATTCAACATACTTTACAGAAGAACACCAATTATTCAGACAGAGTTTACGAGATTTTTTGCAGATAGAAGTGGTACCGCACATTGAGAAATGGGAAAAGACTGGGACAATAGAACGTTTTATTTGGAAAAAGTTTGGCGATATGGGCTTTTTCGGATTAGCCTATCCTGAAGCTTACGGCGGATTAAATTTGGATTTGTTCTATACGGTAATCTTTTTAGAAGAACTGCAAAAAATCAAATCTTCGGGTTTTGCCGCTGCCATGTGGGCGCACGCTTATTTGGCTATGACACATTTAAATGCCGAAGGAGATGAACGCATAAAACAAGACTATTTAGCGCCAAGTATTTCCGGTGATAAAATAGGTGCTTTGTGTATTACGGAGCCTTTTGGCGGAAGCGATGTGGCCGGTATGCGAACCACCGCTGTTAAAAAAGGAGATAGTTATATCATCAACGGTTCTAAAACATTCATCACCAATGGTGTTTATGCCGATTACTATGTAGTGGCTGCTAAAACTAGTCCGGAGCTTGGGAATAAAGGAATCAGTATCTTTTTGATGGATACCAATTTAAAGGGTGTTTCTGCAACCAAATTGGACAAACTGGGTTGGAGAGCTTCGGATACTGCTGAGATTTCTTTTGATAATGTTGAAATTCCTGCTGCCAATTTAATGGGAGAAGAAGGAAAAGGGTTTCCATATATCATGCAGCATTTTGCTTTAGAACGTTTGATAATGGCGGTTAACGCCCATGCCAGAGCCGAATATGCTATAGAGTATACGATTGATTATATGACGCAACGTGAAGCTTTTGGAACTACCATCAATAAGTTTCAAGCTTTAAGACATACGATGGTTGATCATGCCACCGATGTGGAGCATTGTAAAGTGTTCAATTACGCTGCTGTTGCCCGATTAAACCAAGGCGAATATGTGGTTAAAGAAGCAACGATGGCTAAATTAAAATCGACTAAAGTAGCCGATGAAACCATTTACAGTTGTTTGCAAATGCTGGGCGGTTATGGTTATATGGAAGAATATCCTTTGGCAAGATTGTTAAGAGACAGTCGATTAGGGCCAATAGGAGGTGGTACTTCTGAGATCTTGAGAGAGATTTTGTCGAAAATGATTATAGACAAACAAAACTATCAGCCGGCGGTAAAAAAATAG
- the rplA gene encoding 50S ribosomal protein L1 has protein sequence MAKLTKKQKEAAAKIEKNKLYSLKDASSLLKVVASAKFDESVDIAVRLGVDPRKANQMVRGVVTLPHGTGKDTKVLALVTPDKEAEAKAAGADYVGLDDYLQKIKDGWTDVDVIITMPAIMGKLGPLGRVLGPRGLMPNPKTGTVTMEIGKAVAEVKAGKIDFKVDKTGIVHAGIGRISFEADKIVDNAHEIIQTLLKLKPTAAKGTYIKSIHISSTMSPAIALDPKAV, from the coding sequence ATGGCAAAATTGACAAAGAAACAAAAAGAGGCTGCTGCAAAAATTGAGAAAAACAAACTATATTCTTTAAAAGACGCTTCGTCTTTATTGAAAGTTGTTGCTTCTGCAAAATTTGACGAGTCTGTAGACATTGCTGTTCGTTTAGGAGTTGATCCAAGAAAAGCAAATCAAATGGTAAGAGGTGTTGTAACCCTTCCTCACGGAACCGGTAAAGATACTAAAGTATTAGCTTTAGTTACTCCGGATAAAGAAGCAGAAGCAAAAGCTGCCGGTGCTGACTACGTAGGATTAGACGATTACCTTCAAAAAATTAAAGATGGTTGGACTGATGTTGATGTAATCATAACTATGCCGGCTATCATGGGTAAATTAGGTCCGTTAGGACGTGTGTTAGGTCCAAGAGGTTTAATGCCAAACCCTAAAACAGGAACAGTAACTATGGAGATAGGAAAAGCTGTTGCTGAAGTAAAAGCGGGTAAAATCGACTTTAAAGTGGATAAAACTGGAATCGTTCACGCTGGTATCGGAAGAATTTCTTTCGAAGCAGATAAGATTGTAGATAACGCTCACGAGATCATTCAAACATTACTTAAATTAAAACCAACTGCAGCTAAAGGAACATACATCAAGAGTATTCACATCTCTTCTACTATGAGCCCTGCTATCGCTTTAGATCCTAAAGCCGTATAA
- the nusG gene encoding transcription termination/antitermination protein NusG, producing the protein MADNNVKKWYVVRAVSGQENKVKAYIETEINRLGMADYISQVLVPTEKVVQVRDGKKIAKDKVYFPGYVMIEANLVGEIPHIIKSITGVIGFLGEVKGGDPVPLRMSEVNRMLGKVDELAVNTDTQNIPFNIGETIKVVDGPFNGFNGTIEKINDEKRKLEVMVKIFGRKTPLELGFMQVEKV; encoded by the coding sequence ATGGCTGATAATAATGTGAAAAAATGGTATGTGGTTAGAGCCGTAAGCGGACAAGAAAATAAAGTCAAAGCTTACATCGAAACCGAAATTAACCGATTGGGAATGGCGGATTACATTTCTCAAGTCTTGGTTCCGACTGAAAAAGTGGTTCAAGTAAGAGATGGTAAAAAGATAGCTAAGGATAAAGTTTATTTTCCGGGCTATGTAATGATTGAAGCTAATTTGGTTGGTGAGATACCACATATTATCAAATCAATTACCGGAGTAATCGGATTCTTGGGTGAGGTCAAAGGTGGTGATCCTGTTCCTTTACGTATGTCTGAAGTTAACAGAATGCTTGGTAAAGTAGATGAGTTAGCTGTCAATACAGATACTCAAAATATTCCGTTCAACATTGGTGAAACCATCAAAGTGGTTGACGGTCCTTTCAACGGTTTCAATGGAACTATTGAAAAAATAAATGATGAAAAGCGTAAGCTGGAAGTAATGGTGAAAATCTTCGGAAGAAAAACACCATTGGAACTAGGCTTTATGCAAGTTGAAAAAGTATAA
- the rplJ gene encoding 50S ribosomal protein L10: MTREEKSIAIEDLTAKLAETNVIYIADTSGLDAETTSSLRRACFKAGIKLEVVKNTLLGKAMEASSNDYGDLPTILKGNSSVFMAEIANSPAKIIKDFRKKSDKPSFKGAYINGEIYIGDNLLDSLASLKSKEEVIGEIIGLLQSPAQRIISALLNNAEQKGEAAE, translated from the coding sequence ATGACAAGAGAAGAAAAATCAATCGCGATAGAAGATTTAACTGCAAAGTTGGCTGAAACTAATGTAATCTACATTGCAGATACTTCAGGATTAGACGCAGAAACTACTTCTTCATTAAGAAGAGCTTGTTTCAAAGCGGGAATCAAATTAGAAGTAGTTAAAAATACTTTGCTTGGAAAAGCAATGGAAGCTTCATCTAATGATTATGGTGACTTACCTACTATTTTAAAAGGGAACTCATCAGTATTTATGGCTGAGATTGCAAATTCACCAGCTAAAATCATTAAAGATTTCAGAAAAAAATCAGATAAACCATCTTTCAAAGGGGCTTACATCAACGGTGAAATTTACATCGGAGATAACCTTTTAGATAGCTTGGCATCCTTGAAATCTAAAGAAGAAGTTATCGGTGAAATCATCGGATTACTTCAATCCCCTGCGCAACGTATTATTTCAGCGTTATTAAACAATGCTGAACAAAAAGGCGAAGCCGCAGAATAA
- the tuf gene encoding elongation factor Tu, translating to MAKENFNRNKPHLNIGTIGHVDHGKTTLTAAITKVLSDAGYCQAKSFDQIDNAPEEKERGITINTSHVEYETANRHYAHVDCPGHADYVKNMVTGAAQMDGAILVVAATDGPMPQTREHILLGRQVGIPRIVVFMNKVDMVDDAELLELVEMEIRDLLSFYEYDGDNGPVVQGSALGGLNNDPAWVPKIIELMEAVDNWIEEPVRDVAKPFLMPVEDVFTITGRGTVATGRIETGVANTGDPVEIIGMGAEKLTSTITGVEMFRKILDRGEAGDNVGLLLRGIDKADIKRGMVIIKPGSVKPHSKFKAEVYILKKEEGGRHTPFHNNYRPQFYVRTTDVTGVISLPAGVEMVMPGDNLTIDVALLSPIAMNVGLRFAIREGGRTVGAGQVTEIVE from the coding sequence ATGGCAAAAGAAAATTTTAATCGTAACAAGCCACACCTTAATATTGGTACAATTGGGCACGTGGATCACGGAAAAACTACATTAACTGCTGCAATCACTAAAGTATTATCTGATGCAGGTTACTGTCAAGCAAAATCATTTGATCAAATTGATAATGCTCCAGAAGAAAAAGAAAGAGGTATTACTATCAATACATCACACGTTGAGTACGAAACTGCTAACCGTCACTACGCACACGTTGACTGTCCTGGTCACGCGGATTACGTAAAGAACATGGTTACTGGTGCTGCTCAAATGGACGGTGCTATCTTAGTAGTAGCTGCTACTGACGGACCAATGCCACAAACACGTGAGCACATCCTTTTAGGACGTCAGGTAGGTATTCCAAGAATCGTTGTATTCATGAACAAAGTGGATATGGTTGATGATGCGGAATTATTAGAATTAGTTGAAATGGAAATCAGAGACTTATTGTCTTTCTACGAATATGATGGAGATAATGGTCCTGTAGTTCAAGGTTCAGCTTTAGGAGGATTGAATAATGATCCTGCTTGGGTGCCAAAAATCATTGAATTAATGGAAGCTGTTGACAATTGGATCGAAGAGCCAGTACGTGACGTAGCTAAACCATTCTTGATGCCGGTTGAAGACGTATTTACTATTACAGGTCGTGGAACTGTTGCTACAGGTCGTATCGAAACTGGAGTTGCTAATACTGGAGATCCAGTTGAAATCATTGGTATGGGTGCTGAGAAATTGACATCTACTATCACTGGAGTTGAGATGTTCCGTAAAATCCTTGACAGAGGAGAAGCTGGAGATAACGTAGGTCTTCTTTTAAGAGGTATCGATAAAGCGGATATCAAAAGAGGTATGGTTATCATTAAGCCAGGTTCAGTTAAACCACACTCTAAATTTAAAGCTGAGGTTTATATCTTGAAAAAAGAAGAAGGTGGTCGTCACACACCATTCCACAATAACTACCGTCCACAGTTCTACGTACGTACAACTGACGTAACAGGAGTTATTTCTTTACCAGCAGGAGTAGAGATGGTAATGCCAGGTGATAACTTAACTATTGATGTAGCTTTATTAAGCCCAATTGCAATGAACGTAGGTTTACGTTTCGCTATCCGTGAAGGTGGTAGAACAGTTGGTGCTGGTCAGGTAACTGAAATCGTAGAATAA
- a CDS encoding ComEA family DNA-binding protein has product MEREKSIVSSVLVYSKSQRIGIILLFGIVLVLQGIYFFIDFKTTAKTSKEEAVWLSKQKDIDSLKFQNKNFKPTIYPFNPNFITDFKGYKLGMSVEEIDRLLACRKQNKFVNSAAEFQAVTKVSDSLLKTIAPYFKFPDWVQHKKQYASPFSKTELPKKEKIAILDINQATKEDLMKVYGIGDKISDRILEQREKLGSFVSMEQMQDIWGLSPEVVEKLKTSFAVKSTPNLKKININNASVKELSQFPFFRYALAKEIVTYRSMQGDIRMENLSKIKGFPVDKIQIIALYLDF; this is encoded by the coding sequence TTGGAAAGAGAGAAATCCATAGTATCATCGGTTTTAGTCTATTCGAAAAGTCAGCGAATAGGAATCATTTTGCTTTTCGGGATAGTTTTGGTGCTGCAGGGAATTTATTTTTTTATTGATTTCAAAACTACAGCTAAAACCAGTAAAGAAGAAGCGGTCTGGTTGTCTAAACAAAAGGATATTGATAGTTTAAAATTTCAAAACAAAAATTTCAAGCCAACCATTTATCCTTTCAATCCCAATTTTATCACCGATTTTAAAGGCTACAAGTTGGGGATGTCTGTAGAAGAAATCGACCGATTATTAGCCTGCAGAAAGCAAAACAAGTTTGTCAACTCGGCAGCTGAGTTTCAGGCAGTGACTAAAGTTTCTGATTCTTTGCTGAAAACTATAGCGCCTTATTTCAAATTTCCGGATTGGGTTCAGCATAAAAAACAATACGCATCACCATTTTCCAAAACTGAATTGCCAAAGAAAGAAAAAATCGCCATTCTCGATATTAATCAAGCGACTAAAGAAGATTTGATGAAAGTGTATGGCATTGGGGATAAAATTTCGGACCGTATTTTAGAGCAAAGAGAAAAATTAGGAAGCTTTGTCTCGATGGAACAAATGCAGGATATTTGGGGTCTGTCGCCCGAAGTAGTTGAAAAACTAAAGACTTCCTTTGCCGTAAAATCTACACCTAATCTCAAAAAGATTAATATCAATAACGCTTCGGTTAAGGAACTTTCTCAGTTTCCTTTTTTCAGGTATGCTTTGGCAAAAGAAATTGTCACTTACCGAAGCATGCAGGGTGATATTCGAATGGAGAATCTGTCGAAAATTAAAGGGTTTCCTGTTGATAAGATACAAATAATTGCCTTATATTTGGACTTCTAA
- the secE gene encoding preprotein translocase subunit SecE: MAKIVTYISEAFEELKTNVTWPEWAEVQKFTVVVALFSVIFALATWGVDELCAKAIAGIFNLIKS, translated from the coding sequence ATGGCAAAGATTGTTACTTATATATCAGAAGCATTTGAAGAATTAAAAACAAATGTAACATGGCCAGAATGGGCTGAAGTACAAAAGTTCACAGTTGTTGTGGCTTTATTTTCAGTAATTTTTGCTTTAGCTACATGGGGCGTTGATGAGCTTTGTGCTAAAGCAATTGCCGGGATTTTTAATTTAATAAAATCATAA
- a CDS encoding tyrosine-type recombinase/integrase — MENFKNKFQEYLLLEKNYSLHTVSAYLNDIGFFESFLANAFDDANLISVNYNQIRAWIVSLSDDGLSNSSINRKIASLKSFYKFLLKTKQIDSSPLLKHKALKAPKKLQIPFSEKELDLVLNQINYTDDFDGIRDKLIVDLFYTTGIRRDELINLKIQNVDLSNSTLKVLGKRNKERIIPILPIVVDQIKRYLFERTQLQSITDAAYFFLLLKGVKLNNSFVYRLINYYFSNVSEKVKKSPHILRHTFATHLLNNGADINSVKELLGHSSLASTQVYTHSSLAELKKVYSSAHPRSQK, encoded by the coding sequence ATGGAAAATTTTAAAAATAAGTTTCAGGAGTATCTTTTGCTAGAGAAAAATTATTCTTTGCATACCGTTTCTGCTTATCTTAATGATATTGGTTTTTTTGAATCGTTTTTAGCTAATGCCTTTGATGATGCTAATTTGATATCTGTAAATTACAATCAAATCCGTGCTTGGATAGTTTCGCTTTCGGATGACGGTCTCTCTAATTCATCGATTAATCGAAAAATAGCTTCCTTAAAATCGTTTTATAAATTTTTGCTGAAAACAAAGCAGATTGATTCCAGTCCTTTGTTAAAGCACAAAGCCTTAAAGGCGCCTAAAAAACTACAGATTCCTTTTTCTGAAAAAGAACTCGATTTGGTTTTAAATCAAATTAATTATACCGATGATTTTGACGGTATTCGCGATAAATTGATCGTTGACTTATTTTATACTACCGGCATTCGTAGAGATGAATTAATTAATTTGAAAATCCAAAACGTTGATTTATCGAACAGTACCCTTAAAGTTTTAGGGAAAAGAAATAAAGAGAGAATAATTCCAATCTTGCCCATTGTAGTCGATCAGATAAAAAGGTATTTGTTCGAAAGAACACAATTACAAAGCATTACGGATGCGGCGTATTTTTTTCTATTGTTAAAAGGCGTTAAATTGAACAATTCGTTTGTGTATCGTTTAATAAATTATTACTTTAGTAATGTCTCAGAGAAGGTTAAAAAGAGTCCGCATATATTAAGACATACATTTGCGACTCACCTACTAAACAACGGGGCAGATATAAATTCAGTTAAAGAATTATTAGGACATTCCAGTTTGGCCTCTACCCAAGTTTATACGCATAGCAGCTTAGCGGAACTTAAAAAAGTATACAGTAGTGCCCATCCCCGAAGCCAAAAATAA
- the rplK gene encoding 50S ribosomal protein L11 encodes MAKEISKVVKLQVKGGAANPSPPVGPALGAAGVNIMEFCKQFNARTQDQPGKVLPVQITVYKDKSFDFVVKTPPAAIQLLDAAKIKSGSGEPNRRKVGTVSWDQIKTIAEDKMPDLNAFTIESAMSMVAGTARSMGLTVTGDSPLKQA; translated from the coding sequence ATGGCTAAAGAGATTAGTAAAGTAGTTAAACTACAAGTTAAGGGAGGTGCCGCGAACCCATCGCCACCGGTTGGACCTGCTCTGGGAGCTGCTGGTGTTAATATCATGGAGTTCTGTAAGCAATTTAATGCTAGAACACAAGATCAACCTGGCAAAGTGTTACCGGTACAAATTACCGTGTACAAAGACAAATCGTTTGATTTTGTCGTGAAAACTCCACCTGCTGCAATTCAATTATTGGATGCTGCTAAAATTAAATCCGGTTCTGGAGAGCCTAATCGTCGTAAAGTTGGTACCGTTTCTTGGGACCAAATCAAAACGATTGCGGAAGACAAGATGCCTGATTTAAATGCATTCACTATCGAATCTGCTATGAGCATGGTTGCTGGAACAGCTAGATCAATGGGATTAACTGTAACTGGAGATTCTCCGTTAAAACAAGCGTAA
- the hpf gene encoding ribosome hibernation-promoting factor, HPF/YfiA family gives MKVNVHAVNFAVDKKLVDFIQERLGKLEKYYDKVVSSDVFLKVEKTSEKENKIVEVKIHVPGDDFMVKKQCKTFEEAVELSSESLERLLVKRKEKIRTHI, from the coding sequence ATGAAGGTAAATGTTCATGCAGTAAATTTCGCTGTCGACAAAAAGCTGGTTGATTTCATCCAAGAACGATTAGGTAAACTTGAAAAATATTACGACAAAGTAGTTTCGTCAGATGTTTTTTTGAAGGTAGAAAAAACAAGTGAGAAAGAAAATAAAATTGTAGAGGTGAAAATTCACGTTCCGGGAGATGATTTTATGGTAAAGAAACAATGCAAAACATTTGAGGAAGCAGTGGAGTTATCGTCCGAATCTCTCGAAAGATTATTGGTAAAAAGAAAGGAAAAAATCAGAACCCACATATAA
- a CDS encoding PspC domain-containing protein — MSPVIQLKYFFEKHGFHVSSRLADKLGMRASNVRLFFIYITFVTAGLWFGVYLTLAFWIKLKDLIRGKRTSVFDL, encoded by the coding sequence ATGTCACCAGTCATTCAGTTAAAATATTTTTTCGAAAAACACGGATTTCATGTTTCCTCAAGATTGGCAGATAAGCTTGGGATGAGGGCGTCGAATGTTCGTTTGTTTTTTATTTATATCACTTTTGTGACCGCAGGCTTATGGTTTGGTGTCTATCTTACTTTGGCTTTTTGGATTAAATTAAAAGATTTAATTCGGGGCAAACGAACTTCTGTATTTGATTTATAG
- a CDS encoding PNGase F N-terminal domain-containing protein, whose product MKKLLVIGLLLLFGVSYSQKYKITYLKSSNGTLIENQDPVWVFTNVNHTLLSSEKIRNQKTDYPYEETTIDRSTNSFYQTAFLNSSEIIATKDSIALAKQTFEYLNETKKILGYNCKKAKTVVNSNTIEFWFTEDLKVKGSPSVLGQNLGLVLEMVRNGNFVIKATQVEKIDALPYFRKVTRLVDGLTYKDLLWKSRFTTISVFKDQIINFSEESKSNDSILRFANGTIAVRKIKIPEIKSGSQIFVDVTEQSNGDAYDRTGSFFIIPTNKSISFLDGLQNGLKSLPIYNNGNGKEYQGVTATENYNPVVELMRFYTPFGVKQYNTLQLKDKTWAENVLYRQDVSNLRTLLSGKEVWVGIFIGNYDKGGHKVSANITIHNEEETKKVATQIVPLFCTNNIMEMAGQEYGTMFNNEKGLQVTFRLDKPIKNCKLRYITTGHGGWENGDEFVPKKNTIVLDGKETFSFTPWRQDCGSYRLSNPASGNFPNGLSSSDYSRANWCPGTVTNPINIDLGDLEAGNHSIQIKIPQGAPEGTSFSSWNVSGVLIGE is encoded by the coding sequence ATGAAAAAATTACTAGTTATTGGTTTGCTATTGCTTTTTGGGGTTTCTTATTCTCAAAAGTATAAAATCACTTACCTGAAAAGTTCAAATGGTACTTTGATAGAAAACCAAGATCCGGTTTGGGTTTTTACCAATGTCAATCACACCCTGCTGAGTTCGGAAAAGATTAGAAATCAAAAAACCGATTATCCTTATGAAGAAACGACTATTGACAGAAGTACCAATTCTTTTTATCAAACGGCCTTTTTGAATAGTTCGGAAATCATTGCTACCAAAGACAGTATTGCATTGGCAAAACAAACCTTTGAATACTTAAATGAAACCAAGAAAATCTTAGGCTATAATTGCAAAAAAGCCAAGACCGTTGTCAACTCCAATACTATTGAATTTTGGTTTACCGAAGATTTGAAAGTAAAAGGTTCGCCAAGCGTTTTGGGACAAAATTTAGGTTTGGTTTTAGAAATGGTACGCAACGGAAACTTTGTCATCAAAGCCACCCAAGTGGAAAAAATTGATGCCCTTCCCTATTTTCGAAAAGTAACTAGATTAGTTGACGGGCTAACATATAAAGATTTGTTGTGGAAAAGTCGGTTTACCACCATATCTGTTTTCAAAGACCAAATCATTAATTTTTCAGAGGAGTCAAAATCCAACGACAGTATTCTTCGTTTTGCTAATGGAACGATTGCCGTTCGAAAAATCAAAATTCCCGAAATCAAATCCGGCAGTCAAATTTTTGTTGATGTTACCGAGCAATCCAATGGCGATGCTTATGACCGCACCGGGTCGTTTTTTATTATCCCAACCAACAAATCAATTTCATTTTTGGACGGCTTGCAAAACGGCTTAAAATCGTTACCAATTTACAATAACGGAAATGGCAAAGAATATCAAGGGGTAACCGCAACCGAAAACTACAATCCCGTGGTGGAGTTGATGCGCTTTTACACCCCGTTTGGCGTAAAGCAATACAACACTCTCCAACTGAAAGATAAAACTTGGGCTGAAAATGTTTTGTACCGACAAGATGTTTCTAATTTGAGAACGCTGTTGAGCGGGAAAGAAGTTTGGGTTGGAATTTTCATCGGCAATTATGACAAAGGCGGTCATAAAGTTTCAGCCAACATTACCATTCATAACGAAGAAGAAACAAAAAAAGTTGCCACGCAAATTGTTCCGTTGTTTTGTACCAATAACATTATGGAAATGGCCGGTCAGGAATATGGCACGATGTTTAATAACGAGAAGGGCCTGCAAGTAACTTTCCGATTGGACAAACCCATAAAAAACTGTAAACTGAGATACATAACTACAGGCCACGGCGGTTGGGAAAACGGTGATGAATTTGTGCCAAAGAAAAATACGATTGTACTTGACGGAAAAGAAACCTTCAGCTTTACACCTTGGCGTCAGGATTGTGGCTCGTATCGATTGTCAAATCCGGCTTCAGGGAATTTCCCGAACGGCTTATCTTCTTCTGATTACAGCCGTGCGAATTGGTGTCCGGGTACGGTTACCAATCCAATCAATATTGATTTAGGCGACTTGGAAGCAGGAAATCATTCGATACAAATAAAAATTCCGCAAGGTGCTCCGGAAGGCACGAGTTTTAGTTCGTGGAATGTTTCGGGTGTTTTGATAGGAGAATAA
- a CDS encoding DUF2851 family protein gives MKEDFLHYAWQYKKFDFSNLTTVSGEPLTITNSGQYLKQSGPDFFNAQISINHQKWAGNVEIHVKSSDWYLHQHEKDPHYDNVILHVVWEHDTPVFRKDNSEIPVLELKEYIAKESLESYRALMVTKTWIYCENEIKTIDAFILQHWKERLFFERLERKSIPIERLLLETENYWEAVLFCMMAKNFGLNTNGEAFFKLAKSIPFSIIRKESTEVENIEALFFGRADLLFLKAEDVYAKELSRRYDYLSQKHQLEATAIEPVQFFKHRPDNFPTIRLAQLAMLYHKQQNLFSKIIEAKTLEEFYHLFDVAVSEYWQTHYQFEKKSPKKKKQFSKSFIDLLIINAIVPVQFAYAKSLGKEITETTLALLQTIVPEKNSIIEKFANFGVKAKNAFETQSLLQLKNDYCNPKQCLQCAIGIQLLKS, from the coding sequence GTGAAAGAAGATTTCCTTCATTATGCTTGGCAATATAAGAAGTTTGACTTTTCCAACCTAACAACGGTTTCAGGAGAACCGCTTACTATTACAAACAGCGGGCAATACTTGAAGCAATCCGGTCCCGATTTTTTTAATGCTCAAATCAGTATTAATCATCAGAAATGGGCTGGCAATGTTGAGATACATGTAAAATCTTCTGATTGGTATTTGCATCAGCACGAAAAAGACCCTCATTATGATAACGTCATTTTGCATGTAGTTTGGGAACATGATACACCGGTTTTCAGAAAAGACAATTCGGAAATCCCGGTTTTAGAACTCAAAGAATATATCGCCAAAGAGAGCCTAGAAAGTTATCGGGCCTTAATGGTTACGAAAACCTGGATTTACTGCGAAAACGAAATAAAGACCATAGACGCATTTATTTTACAGCATTGGAAGGAACGCTTGTTTTTTGAGCGATTGGAGCGTAAATCAATTCCTATTGAGCGACTTTTATTGGAAACTGAAAATTATTGGGAGGCTGTGCTGTTTTGTATGATGGCTAAAAATTTTGGTTTAAATACCAATGGTGAAGCTTTTTTTAAACTGGCTAAATCGATACCATTTTCTATAATTCGAAAGGAAAGCACTGAAGTGGAAAATATAGAAGCCTTATTTTTTGGCAGAGCTGATTTGTTGTTTTTAAAAGCAGAAGATGTTTATGCCAAAGAATTAAGCCGCCGATATGATTATCTTTCACAAAAGCATCAGTTAGAAGCAACAGCCATTGAACCGGTTCAGTTTTTTAAGCATCGCCCTGATAATTTCCCGACGATTCGTTTGGCTCAACTGGCCATGTTGTATCACAAACAGCAAAATTTGTTTTCCAAAATTATTGAGGCAAAGACACTCGAGGAATTTTACCATTTATTTGATGTTGCTGTTTCGGAGTACTGGCAAACTCATTACCAATTTGAGAAGAAAAGCCCGAAGAAGAAAAAACAGTTTTCTAAGTCGTTTATTGACTTGTTGATTATTAATGCCATCGTTCCGGTTCAATTTGCCTATGCCAAAAGTCTTGGGAAGGAAATCACGGAAACCACATTAGCCCTCCTGCAAACTATTGTGCCCGAAAAGAATAGTATCATTGAAAAGTTTGCTAATTTTGGTGTCAAAGCCAAAAATGCTTTTGAAACCCAATCGTTGCTGCAATTAAAAAACGATTATTGCAACCCAAAGCAATGTTTGCAATGTGCTATTGGGATCCAACTTTTAAAATCGTAA